CCGCAGGCTTGCCGCCACCTCCATCACACCCAACCAGATTTCCATGGCCAGCATGGGCTTTGCAGCACTTGCCGGGCTGGCTTTCTGGCAGTCCGGTGAGGCGCATGGCGGCGCACGCCTTGCGCTTCTTGTGCTTGCCGGTCTTTTTGTCCAATGCCGCCTTCTCTGCAATCTGTTCGACGGCATGGTCGCCGTGGAGGCAGGCAAGGCATCGCCGGACGGCCCTTTCTGGAACGAGTTCCCGGACCGGGTTGCCGATATCGTGATCCTCATCGGTGTGGGCTATGGCGTCGGTCTGCCAGCTCTCGGCTGGGCGACGGCCGGCTTTGCCGTTCTCACCGCCTATGTGCGCGAGCTTGGTCGCGCCTGCGGCCAGGAGACGGATTTTTCGGGGCCCATGGCCAAGCCGCATCGCATGGCTGCGATCACCCTTGCCGCCGCGCTCTCACTCTTCGAACCGCTGTGGCACGGGCGTGGCGAGGTGTTGACGGTGGCAC
The DNA window shown above is from Nitratireductor sp. GISD-1A_MAKvit and carries:
- a CDS encoding CDP-alcohol phosphatidyltransferase family protein, which codes for MNKTENRRPLASRDTGWAKAVARRLAATSITPNQISMASMGFAALAGLAFWQSGEAHGGARLALLVLAGLFVQCRLLCNLFDGMVAVEAGKASPDGPFWNEFPDRVADIVILIGVGYGVGLPALGWATAGFAVLTAYVRELGRACGQETDFSGPMAKPHRMAAITLAAALSLFEPLWHGRGEVLTVALWIVAIGAALTAMRRSMRLVKALRGSA